Proteins from a genomic interval of Pseudomonas asplenii:
- a CDS encoding hybrid sensor histidine kinase/response regulator, translating to MDIKFTQRLSYKQARLTVIVGFILGTLLSLLQISLDYASENASINREILSLLEISHNPASRIAYNIDAELAQELALGLLHSPAVLRAQLIDNNNSVLASVERPRQTGRYRAISDMLFGADRQFEDRLFLNHLPKDSLGTLQLDIDTYTFGIRFLKRAEITLLNGLIHGLILTGILLTLFYMMLTKPLVKVIHALASTQPGAPRQARLEYPPGHEKDEIGILVKVANQQFDTMATEIQQRRNAENRLTDYLGQLENIVSARTTELKAINARLSQSNQELEIARSTALNMAQARSAFLANMSHEIRTPLNGLLGMIALSLDSSLNAEQRQQLSIAHDSGKVLVELLNDILDLSKFDAGQLDLERIPFDLGALVEDTANLLSQNAAPSVELACLIEPQFPALVLGDPTRVRQIVSNLLSNALKFTRFGRVDVRLTARDGAVRIEVCDTGIGIAQDAQAKIFQPFTQAGSGITRQYGGTGLGLALTYNLCEAMKGRLTLNSEVGFGSQFCAELPLPCHTPAAAPKPLKGRIIAVSSESSGLSELLDSQLPAWGLEYQRYGIDDSLAGLQIDLLITDCPECLFGLRPAITAPILLVTAYGSFMPSEEATALAPLEQQARPLARNALYQILQRTLQVDDLTELAARPQDKTPQRRARILLVEDNPVNQLVAKGMLGKLGCEVTVAAHGGEALSQLEQQDFDLVLMDCNMPVMDGYEASRQIRRSGRWPNLPIVALTANAMPEERERCRAAGMSDYLAKPFRREELMALLELWVAPAT from the coding sequence ATGGATATAAAATTCACCCAGCGCTTGTCCTACAAGCAAGCCCGGTTGACCGTGATAGTCGGGTTCATTCTGGGAACGCTGCTCAGCCTGCTGCAGATCAGTCTCGATTATGCCAGCGAAAATGCCTCCATCAATCGCGAAATCCTTTCCCTGCTGGAAATCAGCCACAACCCGGCCTCCAGAATCGCCTATAACATCGACGCCGAACTGGCTCAGGAACTGGCGCTGGGCCTGTTGCACTCACCGGCGGTGCTGCGAGCGCAATTGATCGACAACAACAACTCTGTCCTGGCCAGCGTCGAACGGCCGCGCCAGACCGGCCGCTACCGGGCGATCAGCGACATGCTGTTCGGCGCTGACCGGCAGTTCGAAGACCGGTTGTTCCTCAATCATCTGCCCAAGGACTCCCTCGGCACCCTGCAGTTGGATATCGATACCTACACCTTCGGCATCCGCTTCCTCAAGCGCGCCGAGATCACCCTGCTCAATGGACTTATCCACGGACTGATCCTGACCGGTATCCTCCTGACGCTGTTCTACATGATGCTGACCAAGCCCCTGGTCAAGGTCATCCACGCCCTCGCCAGCACCCAGCCGGGGGCGCCCAGACAGGCACGGCTGGAGTATCCGCCCGGCCATGAAAAGGACGAGATCGGCATTCTGGTCAAGGTGGCCAACCAGCAGTTCGATACCATGGCCACCGAGATCCAGCAGCGGCGCAACGCCGAAAACCGCCTGACCGACTACCTTGGGCAACTGGAAAACATCGTCTCGGCCCGCACCACCGAATTGAAGGCGATCAACGCCCGCCTGAGCCAGTCCAACCAGGAGCTGGAAATCGCCCGCAGCACCGCGCTGAACATGGCCCAGGCGCGCTCGGCGTTCCTGGCCAACATGAGCCATGAAATCCGTACACCGTTGAATGGCCTGCTCGGCATGATCGCGCTATCGCTCGACAGTTCGCTGAATGCCGAGCAACGCCAGCAGTTGTCGATTGCCCATGACTCGGGAAAGGTTCTGGTGGAACTGCTCAACGATATTCTCGACCTGTCGAAGTTCGACGCCGGGCAACTGGATCTGGAGAGGATCCCCTTCGACCTCGGTGCCCTGGTCGAGGACACTGCCAACCTGCTCTCGCAGAACGCCGCGCCAAGTGTCGAACTGGCCTGCCTGATCGAGCCGCAGTTCCCGGCCCTGGTGCTGGGTGACCCGACCCGGGTACGGCAGATCGTCAGCAACCTGCTGTCCAATGCCTTGAAGTTCACCCGTTTCGGTCGCGTCGATGTGCGCCTGACCGCACGCGATGGCGCAGTGCGGATCGAGGTCTGCGACACCGGCATCGGCATCGCCCAGGATGCCCAGGCAAAAATCTTCCAGCCGTTCACCCAGGCCGGTTCCGGCATCACCCGTCAGTATGGCGGCACCGGGCTCGGACTGGCGCTGACCTACAACCTCTGTGAAGCGATGAAGGGTCGCCTGACCCTCAATTCCGAGGTCGGCTTCGGTAGCCAGTTCTGCGCTGAACTGCCACTGCCCTGCCATACCCCGGCTGCCGCGCCGAAACCGCTCAAGGGCCGGATCATCGCCGTCAGCTCGGAGAGCAGCGGCCTGAGCGAACTGCTCGACAGCCAACTGCCGGCCTGGGGCCTGGAATACCAACGCTACGGGATCGACGACAGCCTCGCCGGCCTGCAGATCGACCTGTTGATCACCGACTGCCCGGAGTGCCTGTTCGGTCTGCGCCCGGCCATCACCGCGCCGATCCTGCTGGTCACCGCCTATGGCAGCTTCATGCCCAGCGAGGAAGCCACCGCCCTGGCACCGCTGGAGCAACAGGCGCGGCCCCTGGCGCGCAATGCGCTGTACCAGATTCTGCAACGGACCTTGCAGGTCGACGACCTCACGGAGCTGGCAGCCCGCCCCCAGGACAAAACGCCACAACGCAGGGCGCGCATCCTGCTGGTCGAGGACAACCCGGTCAACCAACTGGTCGCCAAGGGCATGCTCGGCAAGCTGGGTTGCGAGGTGACCGTCGCGGCTCATGGCGGCGAAGCGCTGAGCCAGCTGGAACAGCAGGATTTCGATCTGGTGCTGATGGATTGCAACATGCCGGTCATGGACGGTTACGAAGCCAGCCGGCAGATACGCCGCAGCGGTCGCTGGCCGAACCTGCCGATCGTTGCCCTGACCGCCAACGCCATGCCCGAGGAGCGCGAGCGCTGTCGGGCGGCGGGCATGAGCGATTACCTGGCTAAGCCCTTCCGCCGCGAAGAACTGATGGCGCTGCTCGAACTCTGGGTCGCGCCGGCTACCTGA
- a CDS encoding MarR family winged helix-turn-helix transcriptional regulator — MNDLPTDSLRLDRQLCFKLYAASRAVIRGYKPMLDQLGLTYPQYLAMLVLWEWHDRAPEHPTVKALGERLLLDSGTLTPLLKRLEQVHLVQRQRASDDERAVHLSLTPAGLALREQVAPLKARLLCDSGVDLSRLDELRDGLDQLLAYVR, encoded by the coding sequence ATGAACGACCTGCCCACCGATTCGCTGCGACTCGACCGCCAATTGTGCTTCAAGCTTTATGCCGCGTCACGGGCCGTTATCCGTGGCTATAAACCGATGCTCGACCAGTTGGGGCTGACTTATCCACAGTATCTGGCGATGCTGGTGTTATGGGAGTGGCATGATCGTGCCCCAGAACACCCTACGGTGAAGGCGCTGGGGGAGCGGCTGCTGCTCGATTCGGGAACCCTGACGCCCTTGCTCAAGCGCCTGGAACAGGTGCACCTGGTGCAGCGCCAGCGTGCCTCCGATGACGAGCGCGCCGTGCACTTGAGCCTCACTCCGGCGGGCTTGGCCCTGCGTGAGCAGGTGGCGCCGCTCAAGGCCCGGCTGCTCTGCGACAGTGGGGTCGATCTGTCCCGGCTCGATGAGTTGCGCGACGGCCTGGATCAGTTGCTGGCTTACGTCAGGTAG
- a CDS encoding glutathione peroxidase, whose protein sequence is MTANLLNIPCTTIKGEQKTLADFSGKALLVVNTASKCGFTPQYKGLEQLWQQYKDQGLVVLGFPCNQFGKQEPGNEGAISEFCELNYGVSFPLFKKIDVNGDGAHPLFVQLKKDAPGLLGSKRIKWNFTKFLIGKDGKLVKRFAPLTKPEDLTREIEALLE, encoded by the coding sequence ATGACTGCAAACCTGCTGAACATCCCGTGCACCACCATCAAGGGCGAACAAAAGACCCTTGCCGATTTCTCCGGCAAGGCCCTGTTGGTGGTCAATACCGCCAGCAAATGCGGATTCACCCCGCAATACAAGGGGCTTGAGCAGCTCTGGCAGCAGTACAAGGATCAGGGCCTGGTTGTCCTGGGTTTCCCCTGCAACCAGTTCGGCAAGCAGGAGCCGGGTAACGAAGGGGCGATTTCCGAGTTCTGCGAATTGAACTACGGCGTCAGCTTTCCCCTGTTCAAGAAGATCGACGTCAACGGTGACGGTGCGCACCCGCTGTTCGTACAGCTCAAGAAGGACGCCCCTGGCCTGTTGGGTTCCAAGCGTATCAAGTGGAACTTCACCAAGTTCCTGATCGGCAAGGACGGCAAGCTGGTCAAGCGATTCGCCCCGCTGACCAAGCCGGAAGATCTGACCCGCGAGATTGAAGCCCTGCTCGAATGA
- the msrB gene encoding peptide-methionine (R)-S-oxide reductase MsrB, with the protein MEKLEKTLEEWRAMLDPEQYNVCRLKGTERPFSGKYNGTRTDGVYHCICCNEPLFDSKAKFDSGCGWPSFYEPIDGQAMVEIRDTSHGMIRTEVVCARCDAHLGHVFPDGPPPTGLRYCINSVCLDLVPRAQA; encoded by the coding sequence ATGGAAAAGCTGGAGAAAACCCTGGAAGAGTGGCGCGCAATGCTCGATCCGGAGCAGTACAACGTCTGTCGCCTGAAAGGCACGGAGCGGCCGTTTTCGGGCAAGTACAATGGCACCAGGACCGATGGGGTCTATCATTGCATCTGCTGCAATGAGCCACTGTTCGACTCGAAGGCCAAGTTCGACTCCGGTTGCGGCTGGCCGAGCTTCTACGAACCGATCGACGGCCAGGCGATGGTCGAGATCCGCGATACCAGCCACGGCATGATCCGGACCGAAGTGGTCTGCGCGCGTTGCGATGCTCACCTGGGCCATGTCTTCCCCGATGGGCCGCCGCCGACGGGCTTGCGCTACTGCATCAACTCGGTGTGCCTGGATCTGGTGCCGCGCGCTCAAGCCTGA
- a CDS encoding pyridoxal phosphate-dependent aminotransferase, whose amino-acid sequence MQVSKSNKLANVCYDIRGPVLKHAKRLEEEGHRILKLNIGNPAPFGFEAPDEILQDVIRNLPTAQGYSDSKGLFSARKAVMQYYQQKQVEGIGIEDIYLGNGVSELIVMSMQALLNNGDEVLVPAPDYPLWTAAVSLSGGKAVHYLCDEQANWWPDLADIKAKITPNTRAMVIINPNNPTGAVYSREVLLGMLELARQHNLVVFSDEIYDKILYDDAVHICTASLAPDLLCLTFNGLSKSYRVAGFRSGWIAISGPKHNAQSYIEGIDILANMRLCANVPSQHAIQTALGGYQSINDLVLPPGRLLEQRNRTWELLNDIPGVSCVKPMGALYAFPRIDPKICPILNDEKFVLDLLLSEKLLVVQGTAFNWPWPDHFRVVTLPRVDDLEQAIGRIGQFLKTYRQ is encoded by the coding sequence ATGCAGGTCAGCAAATCGAACAAGCTCGCCAACGTCTGCTATGACATTCGCGGCCCGGTGCTCAAGCACGCCAAACGCCTGGAAGAGGAAGGCCATCGCATCCTCAAGCTGAACATCGGCAACCCGGCGCCCTTTGGTTTCGAAGCGCCGGACGAAATCCTCCAGGACGTGATCCGCAACCTGCCGACCGCACAGGGCTACAGCGACTCCAAGGGGCTGTTCAGCGCCCGCAAGGCCGTGATGCAGTATTACCAGCAGAAGCAGGTCGAAGGGATCGGCATCGAGGATATCTACCTGGGCAACGGCGTCTCCGAGCTGATCGTGATGTCGATGCAGGCCCTGCTCAACAACGGCGACGAAGTGCTGGTCCCGGCACCGGATTATCCGCTGTGGACCGCCGCAGTCAGCCTGTCCGGCGGCAAGGCGGTGCACTACCTGTGCGACGAGCAGGCCAACTGGTGGCCTGATCTGGCCGACATCAAGGCCAAGATCACCCCCAACACCCGGGCCATGGTGATCATCAACCCGAACAACCCGACCGGCGCGGTGTATTCCAGGGAAGTCCTGCTGGGCATGCTCGAACTGGCCCGCCAGCACAACCTGGTGGTGTTTTCCGACGAGATCTACGACAAGATCCTCTACGACGACGCCGTGCACATCTGCACCGCCTCGCTGGCGCCGGACCTGCTGTGCCTGACCTTCAACGGTCTGTCCAAGTCCTACCGGGTCGCCGGCTTCCGCTCAGGCTGGATCGCCATCTCCGGTCCCAAGCACAATGCCCAGAGCTACATCGAGGGCATCGATATACTGGCCAACATGCGCCTGTGCGCCAACGTCCCGAGCCAGCATGCGATCCAGACCGCCCTCGGCGGCTACCAGAGCATCAACGACCTGGTGCTACCGCCCGGCCGTCTGCTGGAGCAACGCAACCGCACCTGGGAACTGCTCAACGATATCCCAGGCGTCAGTTGCGTGAAGCCCATGGGCGCGTTGTACGCCTTCCCACGGATCGACCCGAAGATCTGCCCGATCCTCAACGACGAGAAGTTTGTCCTCGACCTGCTGCTCTCGGAAAAACTGCTGGTGGTGCAAGGCACGGCCTTCAACTGGCCATGGCCGGATCACTTCCGCGTCGTCACCCTGCCGCGGGTCGATGACCTGGAGCAGGCCATCGGCCGTATCGGTCAATTCCTGAAAACCTATCGTCAGTAA
- the htpX gene encoding protease HtpX: MMRILLFLATNLAVVLIASITLSLFGFNGFMAANGVDLNLNQLLIFCAVFGFAGSLFSLFISKWMAKMSTSTQIITQPRTRHEQWLLQTVEQLSREAGIKMPEVGIFPAYEANAFATGWNKNDALVAVSQGLLERFSPDEVKAVLAHEIGHVANGDMVTLALVQGVVNTFVMFFARIIGNFVDKVIFKNEEGQGVAYYVATIFAEVVLGFLASAIVMWFSRKREFRADEAGASLAGTAAMIGALQRLRSEQGLPVHMPDTLNAFGINGGLKQGLAKMFMSHPPLEERIDALRRRG, translated from the coding sequence ATGATGCGCATCCTGCTGTTCTTGGCTACCAACCTGGCGGTCGTGCTGATTGCCAGCATCACCCTGAGCCTTTTCGGCTTCAACGGGTTCATGGCGGCCAACGGGGTTGATCTCAACCTCAATCAGCTGCTGATCTTCTGTGCGGTCTTTGGTTTTGCCGGCTCGCTGTTCTCGCTGTTCATCTCCAAGTGGATGGCGAAGATGAGCACCAGTACCCAAATCATAACCCAGCCACGCACCCGCCACGAACAGTGGCTGCTGCAAACTGTCGAGCAACTGTCTCGCGAAGCCGGGATCAAGATGCCGGAAGTCGGGATTTTCCCGGCCTACGAGGCGAACGCCTTCGCCACCGGCTGGAACAAGAACGACGCCCTCGTGGCGGTCAGCCAGGGCCTGCTGGAGCGTTTCTCGCCCGATGAAGTGAAAGCCGTACTGGCCCACGAGATCGGTCACGTGGCCAACGGCGACATGGTCACCCTGGCGCTGGTACAAGGCGTGGTGAACACCTTCGTGATGTTCTTCGCGCGCATCATCGGCAACTTCGTCGACAAGGTCATCTTCAAGAACGAGGAAGGCCAGGGTGTCGCGTACTACGTGGCAACCATCTTCGCCGAAGTGGTCCTGGGCTTCCTGGCCAGCGCCATCGTCATGTGGTTCTCGCGCAAGCGCGAATTCCGCGCCGACGAAGCCGGTGCCAGCCTGGCCGGCACCGCTGCGATGATTGGCGCACTGCAACGCCTGCGCTCCGAACAGGGCCTGCCGGTGCATATGCCCGACACCCTGAACGCGTTTGGTATCAACGGTGGCCTGAAACAGGGTCTGGCCAAGATGTTCATGAGCCACCCTCCCCTGGAAGAGCGTATCGACGCCCTGCGTCGTCGCGGCTGA
- a CDS encoding thiopurine S-methyltransferase, with product MQPEFWHTRWERGQIGFHLEQVNPCLQRHWPSLSLGPEALVLVPLCGKSLDLAWLAAQGLRVLGVELSSRAVEDFFLEHQLKPQVSEYGDFRIYEAGPLQLWCGDFFALTAEDVADCSALYDRAALIALPAAMRERYAHHLTQILPGGCQGLLITLDYDQSLLDGPPFAVLDGEVRSLLEPGWALRVEEEQDVLGESWKFLKAGVTRLEERVYRLEKR from the coding sequence ATGCAGCCTGAGTTTTGGCACACCCGTTGGGAACGAGGTCAGATCGGCTTTCATCTGGAACAGGTCAATCCTTGTCTGCAGCGCCACTGGCCGAGCTTGTCGCTTGGGCCTGAGGCCCTTGTGCTGGTGCCGCTTTGTGGCAAGAGTCTCGACCTGGCCTGGCTGGCGGCACAGGGGCTAAGGGTGTTGGGTGTCGAGTTGTCGAGCCGGGCGGTCGAGGACTTTTTCCTCGAACACCAGCTCAAGCCCCAGGTGTCTGAGTACGGTGATTTCCGGATCTACGAGGCCGGGCCCCTGCAGCTTTGGTGTGGAGATTTCTTCGCGCTGACGGCCGAGGACGTTGCCGATTGTTCGGCACTCTATGACCGTGCGGCGCTCATCGCCTTGCCAGCAGCGATGCGTGAGCGTTATGCGCACCATCTGACGCAGATTCTACCGGGTGGCTGCCAGGGCCTGCTGATTACTCTGGATTACGATCAGTCGCTGCTCGACGGACCGCCATTCGCGGTGCTGGATGGCGAGGTGCGTAGCTTGTTGGAGCCCGGGTGGGCACTGCGTGTGGAGGAAGAGCAGGATGTGCTCGGCGAGAGCTGGAAGTTCCTCAAGGCGGGGGTCACTCGCCTTGAGGAACGGGTGTATCGCTTGGAGAAGCGATAG
- a CDS encoding DODA-type extradiol aromatic ring-opening family dioxygenase, with amino-acid sequence MLPSLFISHGSPMLALEPGASGPALARLAAELPRPKAIVVVSAHWESQGLLVSSHPQPETWHDFGGFPRELFAVQYPAPGQPELAAEVAGLLTDAGLPARLDNTRPFDHGVWVPMKLMYPDADIPIVQVSLPSHMGPALQTRIGQVLRGLREQGILLVGSGSITHNLGELNWRAGPEVIEPWAKAFRDWMVDKLAANDDMALNDYRRQAPYAVRNHPSDEHLLPLYFARGAGERMGIVHQGFTLGALGMDIYRFD; translated from the coding sequence ATGCTCCCCAGCCTGTTCATCTCCCACGGTTCGCCGATGCTCGCCCTGGAACCCGGCGCCAGCGGTCCGGCGCTGGCCAGGCTGGCTGCCGAACTGCCACGCCCGAAGGCGATCGTGGTGGTCTCGGCCCACTGGGAAAGCCAGGGCCTGCTGGTCAGCAGCCACCCGCAGCCGGAAACCTGGCATGACTTCGGCGGTTTCCCCCGCGAGCTGTTCGCCGTGCAGTACCCGGCACCGGGCCAGCCGGAACTGGCCGCCGAGGTCGCCGGGCTGTTGACGGACGCGGGCCTGCCGGCACGACTGGACAACACCCGCCCCTTCGACCATGGGGTCTGGGTACCGATGAAACTGATGTATCCCGATGCCGATATCCCAATCGTCCAGGTCTCGCTGCCCAGCCACATGGGGCCGGCCTTGCAGACCCGTATCGGACAAGTCCTGCGCGGCTTGCGCGAGCAGGGCATCCTGCTGGTGGGTTCCGGCAGCATCACCCATAACCTCGGCGAACTGAACTGGCGCGCCGGCCCGGAGGTCATCGAGCCCTGGGCCAAGGCGTTTCGTGACTGGATGGTGGACAAGCTCGCCGCCAATGACGACATGGCCCTCAATGACTATCGTCGCCAGGCACCATACGCCGTGCGCAACCATCCCAGCGACGAACACCTGCTGCCATTGTACTTCGCCCGGGGTGCCGGCGAGCGGATGGGGATCGTCCACCAGGGTTTCACCCTGGGCGCTCTGGGCATGGACATCTACCGCTTCGACTGA
- a CDS encoding DEAD/DEAH box helicase, with translation MTQEIGGFAALELHPSIVAAVVATGYEEPSAIQQQSIPIILAGHDMIGQAQTGTGKTAAFALPILHRIDPSKREPQALILAPTRELALQVATAFETYAKQMPGVTVVAVYGGAPMGPQLKAIRNGAQIVVATPGRLCDHLRRDEKVLTTVNHLVLDEADEMLKLGFMDDLEVIFKAMPESRQTVLFSATLPASIRAIAERHLRDPKHVKIQSKTQTVTAIEQAHLLVHADQKTSAVLSLLEVEDFDALIMFVRTKQATLDLASALEAKGYKAAALNGDIAQNQRERVIDSLKDGRLDIVVATDVAARGLDVPRITHVFNVDMPYDPESYVHRIGRTGRAGREGRALLLVTPRERRMLQVIERVTGQKVAEVRLPDAQAVLDARIKKLTNSLSPLVADAEATHGDLLDRLTADIGCSPRALAAALLRKATNGQALNLAAIEKERPLVPNNMPRGDRPERSGERSERGERERRAPMPLGEGRARCRTALGARDGIAAKNLLGAILNEGGLAREAIGRIQVRDSFSLVELPEDGLDRLLTKLKDTRVAGKQLKLRRYRED, from the coding sequence ATGACCCAGGAAATCGGCGGCTTCGCCGCTCTTGAACTTCATCCCAGTATTGTCGCTGCAGTAGTCGCCACCGGCTACGAAGAGCCTTCGGCCATTCAGCAGCAGTCGATCCCGATCATCCTTGCCGGTCACGACATGATTGGTCAGGCACAAACCGGTACCGGTAAAACGGCCGCGTTCGCCCTGCCTATCCTGCACCGCATCGATCCGTCCAAGCGCGAGCCGCAAGCTCTGATCCTGGCCCCAACCCGTGAGTTGGCGCTACAAGTTGCAACCGCTTTCGAAACCTACGCCAAGCAGATGCCGGGCGTGACGGTCGTGGCTGTCTACGGCGGCGCGCCGATGGGCCCACAATTGAAAGCAATCCGAAATGGCGCACAGATCGTTGTCGCCACCCCGGGCCGTCTGTGCGACCACCTGCGTCGCGACGAAAAAGTCCTGACGACCGTGAACCACCTGGTTCTCGACGAAGCGGACGAAATGCTCAAGCTCGGCTTCATGGATGACCTGGAAGTCATCTTCAAGGCCATGCCGGAAAGCCGCCAGACCGTACTGTTCTCGGCGACCCTGCCAGCTTCGATCCGTGCCATCGCCGAACGCCATCTGCGCGATCCGAAGCACGTTAAGATCCAGAGCAAGACCCAGACCGTCACCGCGATCGAGCAGGCTCACCTGCTGGTTCACGCCGACCAGAAGACCTCGGCCGTGCTGAGCCTGCTGGAAGTCGAGGACTTCGACGCGCTGATCATGTTCGTACGTACCAAGCAGGCCACCCTGGACCTGGCCAGCGCGCTTGAAGCCAAGGGCTACAAGGCTGCCGCCCTGAACGGTGACATCGCCCAGAACCAGCGTGAGCGCGTGATCGACTCGCTCAAGGATGGTCGCCTGGACATCGTGGTTGCTACCGACGTGGCAGCCCGTGGCCTGGACGTTCCGCGTATCACCCACGTGTTCAACGTCGACATGCCGTACGATCCCGAGTCCTATGTTCACCGTATCGGCCGTACCGGCCGTGCCGGTCGCGAAGGTCGTGCGCTGCTGCTGGTGACGCCGCGTGAGCGTCGTATGCTGCAGGTGATCGAGCGTGTGACCGGTCAGAAGGTGGCTGAAGTGCGTCTGCCGGATGCCCAGGCCGTTCTCGATGCGCGCATCAAGAAGCTGACCAACAGCCTGTCGCCACTGGTTGCTGACGCCGAAGCGACTCACGGTGATCTGCTCGATCGCCTGACCGCCGATATCGGTTGCAGCCCGCGTGCTCTGGCCGCTGCGCTGCTGCGCAAGGCTACCAATGGTCAGGCGCTGAACCTGGCGGCGATCGAGAAAGAGCGTCCGTTGGTGCCTAACAACATGCCGCGTGGCGATCGTCCGGAGCGTTCCGGTGAGCGTTCCGAGCGGGGTGAGCGTGAGCGTCGTGCACCAATGCCACTGGGCGAAGGCCGTGCCCGTTGCCGTACCGCCCTGGGCGCGCGTGACGGTATCGCGGCAAAGAACCTGCTGGGCGCCATCCTCAACGAAGGTGGTCTGGCACGTGAAGCCATCGGTCGCATCCAGGTGCGTGACAGCTTCAGCCTGGTGGAACTGCCGGAAGACGGTCTGGATCGCTTGCTGACCAAGCTGAAAGACACCCGCGTTGCCGGCAAGCAGCTCAAGCTGCGTCGCTACCGCGAAGATTGA
- a CDS encoding spermidine synthase yields MTEERVERLLAEVHDDFGMIRVLEVDDYRFLEFGDAIEQSCVFTADPSWLEYDYTRAMLIGALCHEQPESALFLGLGAGTLTQACLKFLPLEDVEAIELRPEVPRLAIEFLGLDDDPRLYIRVGDALDLLGTAEPADLIFVDLYTDVGPGAGHLAWVFLENCQKKLNPGGWLVINQWATDDGKPLGAALLRGLYHRHYWELPVKEGNVILIIPADLDQTLDMQALLDRAEALAPRLGYSLRPLIKDIRAAS; encoded by the coding sequence ATGACTGAGGAGCGCGTCGAGCGTCTGCTGGCTGAGGTCCACGATGACTTCGGCATGATTCGCGTGCTGGAAGTGGATGATTACCGCTTCCTCGAATTTGGCGATGCGATCGAACAAAGCTGCGTGTTTACCGCCGATCCGAGTTGGCTGGAGTATGACTACACCCGCGCGATGCTGATCGGCGCCCTGTGTCACGAACAGCCGGAAAGTGCGCTGTTTCTCGGGCTGGGTGCCGGGACGTTGACCCAGGCGTGCCTGAAGTTCCTGCCGCTGGAGGATGTCGAGGCCATCGAGCTGCGTCCCGAGGTACCGCGGCTGGCCATCGAGTTCCTGGGCCTGGACGACGACCCGCGCTTGTACATTCGTGTCGGCGATGCTCTGGACCTGTTGGGCACGGCGGAACCGGCGGATCTGATCTTCGTCGACCTGTACACCGATGTGGGCCCTGGCGCGGGGCACCTGGCCTGGGTCTTCCTGGAGAATTGCCAGAAGAAACTCAATCCGGGCGGCTGGCTGGTGATCAACCAGTGGGCCACCGATGATGGCAAACCCCTCGGTGCAGCGCTGTTGCGAGGTCTGTACCATCGACATTACTGGGAACTGCCGGTGAAGGAGGGCAATGTCATTCTGATCATCCCGGCCGACCTGGACCAGACGTTGGACATGCAGGCCTTGCTCGACCGGGCCGAGGCCCTGGCGCCACGCCTGGGTTACTCGCTGCGGCCGTTGATCAAGGATATCCGTGCGGCGAGCTGA